The following coding sequences lie in one Meles meles chromosome X, mMelMel3.1 paternal haplotype, whole genome shotgun sequence genomic window:
- the LOC123934571 gene encoding melanoma-associated antigen B17-like produces MPRRQKNKARVREKRHQGRGEAQGVGGAPVAVAAAAAAEEPPRAPPASPEEAGPSSPPQGGPAPGSPGPESPGLPGDRGAENLAAAAAPAAPLATRKTPLIRKAGMLVQFLLEKHSSGEPLMRAALLKIIGRKYREHFPEIFRLTCQRMELVFGLELREVNARGQSYTLVSKMALPGEGTLGGGSKGLPKTGLLMALLGVIFMKGNRASEEEVWEFLNVLGVQEGKRHPVFGEPRKLITRDLVRQGYVEYRPVPASDPLRHEFLWGPKARAETSKMQVLQVLAKINDTVPSSYPQLYEEALLEEEERAGARPQARGAAAKGARSRRRV; encoded by the coding sequence ATGCCTCGGCGCCAGAAGAACAAGGCCCGTGTCCGGGAGAAACGCCACCAGGGCCGCGGTGAGGCTCAGGGTGTCGGGGGTGCTCCTGTTGctgtagcagcagcagcagcagcagaggagCCCCCCCGCGCTCCCCCGGCCTCCCCAGAGGAGGCGGGTCCATCTTCACCACCCCAGGGTGGCCCGGCCCCTGGGTCTCCTGGCCCAGAATCCCCAGGCCTGCCAGGCGACCGGGGTGCTGAGAATCTGGCCGCGGCTGCGGCCCCGGCCGCCCCTCTGGCCACTCGCAAGACCCCCCTAATCCGCAAGGCCGGGATGCTGGTGCAGTTCCTGCTGGAGAAGCACAGCTCTGGGGAGCCCCTGATGCGTGCCGCACTGCTGAAGATCATTGGCAGGAAGTACCGCGAGCACTTCCCCGAGATCTTCAGGCTCACCTGCCAGCGCATGGAGCTAGTCTTCGGGCTGGAGCTGCGGGAGGTCAACGCCCGCGGCCAGTCCTACACGCTGGTCAGCAAGATGGCCCTCCCGGGCGAGGGCACCCTGGGCGGCGGCAGCAAGGGGCTGCCCAAGACCGGCCTCCTGATGGCGCTCCTGGGCGTGATCTTCATGAAGGGCAACCGCGCCAGCGAGGAGGAGGTCTGGGAGTTCCTCAACGTGCTGGGCGTGCAGGAGGGCAAGAGGCACCCGGTCTTCGGTGAGCCGCGCAAGCTCATCACCCGAGACCTGGTGCGCCAGGGCTACGTGGAGTACCGCCCCGTGCCCGCCAGTGACCCTCTGCGCCACGAGTTCCTGTGGGGCCCGAAGGCTCGCGCGGAGACCAGCAAGATGCAGGTGCTGCAGGTCCTGGCCAAGATCAACGACACGGTGCCCAGCTCTTACCCCCAGCTCTATGAGGAGGCTCTGCTAGAGGAGGAGGAGCGCGCGGGGGCCAGACCCCAGGCCAGGGGGGCTGCAGCGAAGGGGGCCCGTAGCAGGCGCCGCGTCTAG
- the LOC123935380 gene encoding melanoma-associated antigen B5-like produces MPRGQKNKHRTREKCHQSRSDFQNHKGVQAPVAMEEPPASSSPVLEGNTPNLSPTESTSTSQESWGGLSTTITSSDISGTRSDEGEDRQDEEHLCFPKVSPSTKSSCIDILTMKVGLLEQFLLYKYKMKQPIVKEDMMKIIGQNYKKQYPEILKRASERIEVVFAVELKEVDSTRHSYDLVSKMKLPNNGRVRAGRGLPKTGLLMTVLGVIFMKGNCATEEDIWKFLGMMRVFAGRKHFIYGEPRKLITKDLVRLRYLEYRQVLNSEPPRYEFLWGPKAQAETSKMKVLEFLAKINEMVPNVFSSRYEEVLREEEARARARPTTIASVHYRGTSSSFSHSY; encoded by the coding sequence ATGCCTCGGGGTCAGAAGAATAAGCACCGCACTCGTGAGAAATGCCACCAGTCTCGCAGTGACTTCCAGAATCACAAGGGAGTTCAGGCCCCTGTAGCAATGGAAGAGccccctgcctcctcttctcctGTTTTGGAGGGTAATACCCCAAATCTATCACCTACAGAGTCAACCAGCACTTCCCAGGAGTCTTGGGGTGGCCTGTCTACCACCATTACCTCTTCAGATATTTCTGGTACAAGATCTGATGAGGGTGAGGACAGGCAAGATGAGGAGCACCTATGTTTCCCTAAGGTCTCACCTTCTACTAAGAGCTCATGCATTGATATTCTAACTATGAAGGTGGGTTTGCTGGAACAGTTTCTTctgtacaaatataaaatgaaacagcCCATTGTGAAGGAAGACATGATGAAGATTATTGGCCAAAATTACAAAAAACAATATCCTGAGATCCTTAAGAGAGCCTCTGAACGCATTGAGGTTGTCTTTGCAGTCGAACTGAAAGAAGTTGACTCAACCAGACACTCCTATGACCTGGTCAGCAAAATGAAACTCCCTAACAATGGGAGGGTGCGTGCTGGCAGGGGGTTACCCAAGACCGGTCTCCTGATGACAGTCCTGGGTGTGATCTTCATGAAGGGCAACTGTGCTACTGAGGAAGACATCTGGAAATTCCTGGGTATGATGCGAGTATTTGCTGGGAGGAAGCATTTCATCTACGGTGAGCCCAGAAAGCTCATCACCAAAGACTTGGTGAGACTACGGTACCTGGAGTACCGCCAAGTACTGAACAGTGAACCTCCACGCTATGAGTTCCTGTGGGGTCCGAAAGCTCAAGCTGAAACCAGCAAGATGAAAGTCCTGGAATTTTTGGCCAAGATCAATGAGATGGTTCCCAATGTCTTCTCATCAAGATATGAAGAAGttttgagagaggaggaagcaagagcCCGAGCCAGACCTACCACAATAGCCAGTGTGCATTACAGGGGCACATCCAGCAGTTTCTCCCACTCCTATTGA
- the LOC123935354 gene encoding melanoma-associated antigen B5-like — MPRSQKSKLQASEKRRQARAKAQGEGAQATVAVKEESTSSSPPQSEDTTQSRPPAGASSTFQRRRRAQAITITSTANMCTRSDEDSNSQDEDRASPFEVPYYTESAGEDSLIRKPGLLEQFLLYKYKMKQPILKEDMLKIIGQNYEDQFPEILKKASERIEIVFAVDLKEIDSTKQSYDLISKLKLPNNGRVRAGRGLPKTGLLMNILGMIFMKGNCAAEEDIWKFLGMMRVFAGRKHFIYGEPRKLITKDLVRLQYLEYRQVANSDPPRFEFLWGPKAQAETSKMKVLEFLAKVNDTIPSAFPSYYEEALKDEEKRAQTRAVGRAGAIAKAIVPSRPMLQNIIPPLVKSEVCYPQDKKT, encoded by the coding sequence ATGCCTCGGAGTCAGAAGAGTAAGCTCCAGGCTTCCGAGAAACGCCGTCAGGCTCGAGCTAAGGCTCAGGGTGAGGGTGCTCAGGCCACAGTAGCCGTGAAAGAGGAGtccacttcctcctctcctcctcagagTGAAGATACTACCCAGAGTCGGCCTCCTGCTGGGGCAAGTAGCACTTTTCAGCGGCGTCGAAGAGCACAAGCCATCACCATTACTTCTACAGCCAACATGTGCACTAGATCTGATGAAGATTCCAACAGCCAAGATGAAGATAGGGCAAGCCCCTTTGAGGTCCCATACTACACTGAGAGTGCAGGTGAAGATTCTTTAATCAGGAAGCCTGGCTTACTGGAGCAGTTCCTTCTGTACaagtataaaatgaaacaacccaTTTTGAAAGAAGACATGCTGAAGATTATCGGCCAAAATTACGAAGATCAATTCCCCGAGATCCTCAAGAAAGCCTCCGAGCGCATTGAGATTGTCTTCGCAGTTGATCTGAAGGAAATCGACTCGACCAAACAATCCTACGACCTCATCAGCAAGCTCAAACTCCCCAACAATGGGAGGGTGCGAGCTGGCAGGGGGCTACCTAAGACCGGTCTCCTGATGAATATCCTGGGAATGATCTTCATGAAGGGCAACTGCGCTGCTGAGGAAGACATCTGGAAATTCCTGGGTATGATGCGAGTATTTGCCGGGAGGAAGCACTTCATCTATGGAGAGCCCAGAAAGCTCATCACCAAAGATCTGGTGCGGCTGCAGTATCTAGAATACCGCCAGGTGGCCAACAGTGATCCTCCACGCTTCGAGTTCCTGTGGGGTCCGAAAGCCCAAGCTGAAACCAGCAAGATGAAAGTCCTGGAATTTCTGGCAAAAGTTAACGATACCATCCCCAGTGCTTTCCCATCCTATTATGAAGAAGCTCTGAAAGATGAGGAAAAGAGAGCCCAAACCAGAGCTGTGGGCAGGGCTGGTGCCATTGCCAAAGCCATTGTACCTTCCAGGCCCATGCTCCAGAATATCATCCCACCCCTAGTGAAATCTGAGGTCTGTTATCCTCAAGATAAGAAAACATAA